The proteins below are encoded in one region of Fervidicoccaceae archaeon:
- a CDS encoding UbiD family decarboxylase, whose protein sequence is MLSSMGAATAALAPTIESFLSKMGFEVLEEELEPGPEVSKLLRSREGSRPLVFRVKGSRFPIASNLVDTREKAAAAAEGVGGEDLLYRALASLPPDPRDSFVSASFDELYDRVELSARELGAIKYYEGDAGLYITSAIIVARAGSSLNASVHRMLVVSDKRLVVRVSPRHLHRSIVEAREAGRELEVTILLGSHPALLLAASTSPPYGFYELTTASVLLGRKLPAAPSPIHGHLIPLGASIVAEARITLEEAPEGPFVDLLLTYDKQRLQPVVEIDGTWVIRGAKPCLHAILPGGSEHALLMGLPREAAIKEAVSRAVPHVVKVRLTRASGCWLHAVISIKKLSDGDPKNAILAAFAAHPSLKHVVVVDDDVDPDDPEEVEWAIATRFQADKGLVVISEAKGSTMDPSSRDGLTAKMGIDATKPVGAGREFERVRLR, encoded by the coding sequence GTGCTTAGCTCTATGGGAGCCGCTACGGCTGCGCTCGCTCCCACGATAGAGTCCTTCCTCAGCAAAATGGGCTTCGAGGTTCTCGAGGAGGAGTTAGAGCCAGGCCCCGAGGTCTCCAAGCTCTTGAGGAGCCGGGAGGGCTCTCGACCGTTGGTTTTCAGAGTCAAGGGGTCGCGCTTCCCGATCGCGTCGAATCTCGTTGACACGAGAGAGAAGGCGGCGGCCGCCGCCGAAGGAGTCGGCGGTGAGGACCTCCTCTATAGGGCCCTGGCGTCGCTCCCCCCGGATCCTAGGGATAGCTTCGTCTCGGCCTCCTTCGACGAGCTCTACGATAGAGTCGAGCTGTCGGCGCGCGAGCTCGGAGCGATTAAATACTACGAGGGCGACGCCGGGCTCTACATAACCTCCGCTATCATCGTGGCGCGAGCGGGCTCCTCCCTGAACGCCAGTGTGCATAGGATGCTCGTGGTGAGCGACAAGAGGCTCGTCGTGAGAGTATCGCCAAGACATCTGCACAGGTCCATCGTTGAGGCGAGAGAGGCCGGGCGCGAACTCGAGGTGACCATACTCTTGGGGTCACACCCGGCTCTTCTCCTAGCGGCCTCGACCTCTCCACCCTATGGCTTCTACGAGCTGACGACGGCCTCGGTGCTCTTGGGCAGGAAGCTGCCGGCGGCCCCGTCCCCCATTCACGGCCACCTCATCCCATTGGGAGCCTCGATCGTGGCGGAGGCTAGGATCACGCTCGAGGAAGCGCCGGAGGGCCCTTTCGTCGATCTGCTGTTGACTTACGACAAACAGAGGCTTCAGCCCGTGGTGGAGATCGACGGGACGTGGGTCATTCGGGGCGCTAAGCCTTGCCTCCACGCTATACTCCCCGGCGGCTCGGAGCACGCTCTCCTCATGGGTTTACCGCGCGAGGCTGCGATAAAGGAGGCGGTCTCGCGCGCCGTGCCCCACGTGGTTAAGGTCAGACTGACCAGAGCCAGCGGCTGCTGGCTTCACGCCGTGATCTCCATAAAGAAATTGAGCGATGGGGATCCCAAGAACGCGATACTAGCGGCCTTCGCGGCTCACCCGAGTCTCAAGCACGTCGTAGTGGTCGACGACGATGTGGATCCGGACGACCCCGAGGAAGTTGAGTGGGCCATCGCGACGAGATTTCAAGCTGATAAAGGTCTCGTCGTAATCTCGGAGGCTAAGGGCTCCACAATGGACCCCAGTTCGAGGGACGGCCTCACGGCCAAGATGGGCATCGATGCCACGAAGCCCGTGGGAGCGGGCAGAGAGTTCGAGAGGGTGCGACTCCGTTAG
- a CDS encoding aconitase X catalytic domain-containing protein — translation MYLTKEEERMLSGEAGPAIELAMRAIVKVGEAMKAERLVEVAHAHVSGISYMNIGEPGRAFIEKLASMGARVKVFSTVNPIGMDLNRWPEMGIHRDFAEKQLSIVRSLTQMGFAPSFTCAPYLLRSPSVGEHLAWGESSAVALANTYYGAMTNREGGPLALLCAIAGRTYEAGLHLSENRVPTIELIVPREISRELSDPGVAGALGYVVGEKLSGHVPLLRGASRMTFESLRAYTAAAGATGDIALTIVEGVTPGWQRALASAGRLERVEIEAEEVRGLLRDLDDSIDTIFIGCPHATLEEIRSVFETLSRRGRAEQPRIVVSTSRQVYELAESMGFISRADELGVEIVKDTCPVVSPMAPRLGAVATTSAKCLFYLPRLHGTKAKLIAWSSLGALNVVAQKR, via the coding sequence TTGTATCTGACTAAAGAGGAAGAGAGAATGCTCAGCGGCGAGGCCGGACCGGCTATCGAGCTAGCTATGAGGGCGATTGTTAAAGTCGGCGAGGCCATGAAAGCCGAGAGGCTCGTCGAGGTGGCTCACGCTCACGTCTCCGGGATTTCCTACATGAACATCGGGGAGCCCGGCAGAGCTTTCATCGAGAAGTTGGCATCGATGGGGGCTCGCGTCAAAGTCTTTTCAACGGTGAATCCCATTGGAATGGACCTCAACAGATGGCCGGAGATGGGGATCCATCGGGACTTCGCCGAGAAGCAGCTGAGCATAGTTAGGAGCCTGACTCAAATGGGCTTCGCGCCCTCGTTTACTTGCGCCCCCTATTTGCTCCGATCGCCCTCGGTCGGCGAGCATTTGGCATGGGGCGAGAGCAGCGCCGTCGCCCTCGCTAACACGTACTACGGGGCAATGACCAATAGAGAGGGGGGTCCTTTGGCCCTCCTCTGCGCTATAGCTGGGAGGACTTACGAGGCGGGGCTCCACCTATCCGAGAATAGAGTCCCGACCATTGAGCTCATAGTCCCCAGAGAGATATCGCGAGAGCTGAGCGACCCGGGCGTGGCTGGGGCGCTCGGCTATGTGGTCGGCGAGAAGCTTAGCGGCCACGTGCCCCTCCTCAGAGGAGCCTCTCGCATGACCTTCGAATCGCTGAGAGCTTACACTGCTGCTGCGGGAGCGACCGGTGATATAGCTCTCACGATAGTGGAGGGCGTGACCCCGGGCTGGCAGCGTGCGCTGGCCTCGGCCGGGCGGCTGGAGAGGGTAGAAATAGAGGCCGAGGAAGTGAGAGGGCTCCTGCGAGATCTCGATGATAGCATCGATACGATTTTCATTGGGTGTCCCCACGCCACCCTCGAGGAGATTCGCTCCGTCTTCGAGACCCTCTCGCGGAGAGGCCGGGCCGAGCAACCAAGGATAGTCGTCTCGACGTCGAGGCAAGTCTATGAACTCGCCGAGTCGATGGGCTTTATCTCGAGAGCAGATGAATTGGGCGTCGAGATAGTCAAAGATACCTGCCCCGTCGTCTCTCCCATGGCGCCGCGACTAGGCGCCGTGGCTACGACGAGCGCCAAGTGCCTCTTCTATTTACCACGCCTTCACGGAACAAAAGCTAAGTTGATAGCCTGGTCCTCGCTGGGGGCTTTGAACGTTGTGGCGCAGAAGCGTTAG
- a CDS encoding DUF126 domain-containing protein — protein sequence MWRRSVRVLVEGEAEGPLLVHEGPLSLLGDVDAETGELRARPGAKIAGRVLAISHVRGSTVGSYVLFALKEKGLGPSAIVTCRADPVLIAGCVLAAIPLAEGLSREDLRELKSLNRARLDGAGGALEAWRE from the coding sequence TTGTGGCGCAGAAGCGTTAGGGTGTTAGTAGAGGGAGAAGCCGAGGGCCCCCTGCTGGTCCACGAGGGACCCCTGTCGCTGCTAGGAGACGTAGACGCGGAAACGGGGGAGCTGCGAGCACGCCCTGGCGCCAAGATCGCGGGGAGGGTGCTCGCGATTTCCCACGTTCGTGGTAGTACCGTTGGCAGCTACGTGCTCTTCGCCTTGAAGGAGAAGGGACTCGGGCCCTCGGCCATAGTGACATGTAGGGCTGACCCCGTGCTCATAGCGGGCTGCGTCTTGGCCGCTATACCGCTGGCCGAGGGGCTAAGCAGGGAAGACTTGAGAGAGCTGAAGTCCCTGAATCGAGCTAGGCTGGATGGGGCCGGGGGAGCACTCGAGGCGTGGAGAGAGTAG
- a CDS encoding Sjogren's syndrome/scleroderma autoantigen 1 family protein, which translates to MEDEKGLIVRRSVELLRQGAAMLSMSCSACGAPLFKLKSGEVLCPLHGKVLVIERDEDLVRHSIDSVLLAMEEKIARRLSSLVEEMEVLADEETARRASAWLEVLERIRRLKSHSTQSSK; encoded by the coding sequence GTGGAGGACGAAAAGGGGCTGATCGTCAGGAGGAGCGTTGAGCTTCTCAGGCAGGGCGCCGCCATGCTCTCGATGAGCTGCTCCGCCTGCGGGGCTCCGCTCTTTAAGCTCAAGTCCGGCGAGGTCCTCTGTCCTCTCCACGGTAAGGTCCTCGTCATAGAGAGAGACGAGGACCTCGTGAGGCACTCTATCGACTCGGTTCTGCTAGCTATGGAGGAGAAAATAGCTAGGAGGCTAAGTTCTCTCGTTGAAGAGATGGAGGTTCTAGCCGACGAGGAAACGGCTAGGAGAGCGTCCGCGTGGCTCGAGGTCCTCGAGAGGATCAGGAGGTTAAAGTCCCACTCTACTCAGTCGAGCAAGTAG
- a CDS encoding orc1/cdc6 family replication initiation protein → MKRDVVDEIFERALASRIFKDRDKLSPDYVPSRLPFREEQISKLASILAQALRGYKPNNVLVYGLTGTGKTAVVRYVLSKLGEKANELRVPLMTVYVNCRQKDTEYRVLAEVLEALGVPVPFTGLSVAELYKRLARQLDRSGSRLIVSLDEVDYVVKRHGDDLLYRLLRLNSELSEPSISLIGITNDLNFVEELDPRVKSSLGEEELVFPPYDAQQLKSILEERAGLAFREGVLGEGVIGLCAALAAREHGDARKALDLLRVAGEIAEREGAQRVEVRHVEAARNQLERDKIHEVVSTLPLHAKLILLAALSIAEAKGRATTGEVYAKYLELAARVGIESVTQRRATDILSELDMLGIVTARVISRGRYGKTKIVSIRSGRDSILEALRTDELVSRLLQE, encoded by the coding sequence GTGAAGCGCGATGTTGTCGACGAGATATTCGAGAGGGCTCTAGCTAGTAGGATCTTCAAAGATAGAGACAAACTCAGCCCGGACTACGTGCCCTCGCGACTTCCCTTCCGCGAGGAGCAGATATCGAAGCTCGCGTCGATACTCGCTCAAGCTCTTCGAGGCTATAAACCGAACAACGTCCTCGTCTACGGTCTGACGGGCACGGGCAAGACCGCGGTGGTACGTTACGTCCTGTCGAAGCTGGGGGAGAAAGCGAACGAGCTACGCGTCCCCCTCATGACAGTCTACGTCAATTGCAGGCAGAAGGACACGGAGTACAGAGTCCTGGCCGAGGTCCTTGAGGCGCTTGGGGTGCCCGTGCCGTTCACGGGGCTCAGCGTCGCCGAGCTCTACAAGAGGCTGGCCAGGCAGCTGGATCGCTCGGGGAGCAGGCTCATCGTCTCGCTCGACGAGGTCGACTACGTCGTCAAGAGGCACGGCGACGACCTACTCTACAGGCTCTTGCGATTGAACAGCGAGCTGTCCGAGCCGTCGATCAGCCTCATCGGCATAACGAACGACTTGAACTTCGTCGAGGAGCTGGACCCCCGAGTCAAGAGCAGTTTGGGCGAAGAGGAGCTCGTCTTCCCGCCTTACGATGCTCAACAGCTCAAATCGATACTCGAGGAGAGAGCAGGCCTGGCCTTTCGGGAGGGAGTGTTGGGCGAAGGCGTGATAGGGCTCTGTGCGGCGCTGGCCGCGAGAGAGCACGGCGACGCAAGGAAAGCCCTCGACCTGCTGAGAGTCGCCGGGGAGATCGCGGAGAGGGAAGGAGCGCAACGCGTCGAGGTGAGGCACGTCGAGGCCGCGCGGAATCAGCTCGAGAGAGATAAGATCCACGAGGTAGTCTCCACGCTCCCGCTTCACGCGAAGCTCATTCTGCTGGCCGCGCTGTCTATAGCCGAAGCCAAGGGCAGGGCGACAACGGGCGAAGTATATGCCAAGTACCTCGAGTTAGCGGCGAGGGTGGGAATAGAGAGCGTGACGCAGAGAAGAGCCACCGATATTCTAAGCGAACTCGACATGTTGGGCATAGTCACGGCCAGAGTGATCAGCCGAGGGAGATACGGTAAAACCAAAATCGTTAGCATACGGAGCGGGAGAGACAGCATATTAGAAGCTCTGCGCACCGACGAGCTCGTCTCGAGACTCCTGCAGGAGTGA
- a CDS encoding DUF99 family protein, with translation MESCPALIGIDDGYFPHPKSGGSTVLAGVLWSGWAPRDCSLELIEVDGLDGTEKALRLYERLLPSGARDVVILLDGISVAGFNFVDPVALEDETGSRVLVIFKKPLDLGKIEAALRGNFRDWELRLEVYAEVVPKTNRLVTKRGVVHYYSSSMGRREALRAVECGQVFSPTPEPLRLSHMLATEVSLLLRRLKLL, from the coding sequence ATGGAATCTTGCCCCGCTCTCATCGGAATAGACGACGGATATTTCCCGCATCCCAAGAGCGGGGGCTCGACCGTTCTGGCGGGGGTCTTGTGGAGCGGGTGGGCTCCGCGCGACTGCTCGCTCGAGCTGATTGAGGTCGACGGCCTCGACGGAACCGAGAAAGCGTTGAGACTCTACGAGAGGCTCCTCCCGTCTGGGGCGAGAGACGTCGTGATATTGCTCGATGGGATATCGGTGGCGGGCTTCAACTTCGTGGATCCCGTCGCCCTAGAGGACGAGACGGGCTCCCGCGTCTTAGTGATCTTCAAGAAGCCTCTAGACCTCGGGAAGATTGAGGCGGCTCTGCGCGGCAACTTCCGAGACTGGGAGCTGCGGTTAGAGGTCTACGCGGAGGTCGTGCCGAAGACAAACAGGCTGGTGACGAAGAGAGGAGTGGTGCACTACTACTCCTCGTCGATGGGGCGGAGGGAGGCGTTGCGAGCCGTCGAGTGCGGCCAAGTCTTCAGTCCGACGCCAGAGCCCCTGAGATTATCTCACATGCTCGCCACGGAGGTCTCCCTCCTATTGCGGAGGCTCAAGCTACTTTAG
- a CDS encoding DUF2283 domain-containing protein, producing the protein MNRERESRRALIELAEVRIEYDPQSDVLYIDFAPDSEEASEEELIGDDVVARLREGVLVGLTVLDFSRRIQREIL; encoded by the coding sequence GTGAATCGAGAGAGGGAGTCTCGCAGAGCTCTGATAGAGCTCGCGGAGGTACGAATAGAGTACGATCCTCAGAGCGACGTACTCTACATAGACTTCGCCCCCGACTCCGAGGAAGCGAGCGAGGAAGAGCTCATCGGAGACGACGTAGTGGCCAGGCTCCGCGAGGGGGTTCTAGTGGGCTTAACCGTGCTCGACTTCTCGAGGAGAATCCAGCGCGAGATACTCTAG
- the hxlB gene encoding 6-phospho-3-hexuloisomerase has translation MSHAIDAMREIISFIDNAIKRLERAQLEGLCDLLIDAYKARRSVLVMGAGRSGLVGRAFAMRLRHLGFESYVLGETITPALKENDLVLAISGSGSTELIVTAATAAKKVGAKVVAITSHPNSPLGRIADLIVEVPGRTKISGESNYFARQILGIHEPLAPLGTLFEDTTMIVLDGLIVELMQRLGKKEDELRIMHANIEL, from the coding sequence TTGAGCCATGCTATCGACGCGATGCGCGAGATAATCTCTTTCATAGATAACGCGATAAAGCGGCTCGAGAGAGCTCAGCTCGAGGGCTTGTGCGACCTCCTCATCGACGCCTACAAAGCGAGGAGGTCGGTGCTGGTAATGGGGGCTGGGAGGAGCGGGCTCGTCGGGCGGGCCTTCGCTATGAGGCTCAGGCATCTGGGATTCGAGAGCTACGTGCTCGGCGAGACAATAACGCCGGCTCTTAAAGAGAACGACTTGGTGTTGGCCATAAGCGGCTCAGGCTCCACCGAACTGATAGTCACGGCGGCGACTGCTGCCAAGAAGGTTGGCGCCAAGGTGGTGGCAATCACATCTCATCCCAACAGCCCCCTCGGCAGGATAGCGGACCTGATCGTGGAAGTGCCCGGTAGGACGAAGATATCCGGCGAGAGCAATTACTTCGCTAGACAGATACTAGGGATACACGAGCCCCTCGCTCCTTTAGGTACGCTGTTCGAGGACACGACCATGATAGTTCTCGATGGTCTGATAGTCGAGCTGATGCAGAGGCTAGGTAAGAAGGAAGACGAGCTCAGGATCATGCACGCCAACATCGAGCTCTAG
- a CDS encoding M55 family metallopeptidase, whose amino-acid sequence MTSKRIYLSVDFEGLAGVSSMAHLGPGSPFYSDAREAALFLVKEVVATLREAGVEPLVADSHGSMVNLRYVDLDAQLIQGFPRPIAMVAGIEGASAAIFLGYHAAAGTPSAFFDHTVSSAAIHRVTLDGELVGETTLNALYAGEHGVPIALVAGDEALWTELKKFVPWAVFVPLKRALSRYSALSLSLSEARRTLRSGVEEALRRLKEGSLRPLKLEWPRRLRVELRDPGLADLLVGLRGVERIDGYTLELEVWSAREALIFIELAALAHAGLRKLVEIK is encoded by the coding sequence TTGACGTCTAAGAGGATATACTTGTCCGTCGACTTCGAGGGCCTCGCCGGCGTCTCGTCGATGGCGCATCTCGGGCCCGGGTCCCCCTTCTATAGTGACGCGAGAGAAGCCGCTCTCTTTCTCGTCAAGGAGGTCGTGGCGACGTTGCGGGAGGCGGGAGTCGAACCTCTCGTAGCCGACAGCCATGGGTCCATGGTAAATCTGCGCTACGTCGACCTCGACGCTCAGCTAATCCAGGGCTTTCCCAGGCCTATAGCCATGGTGGCCGGAATCGAGGGGGCGAGCGCCGCCATCTTCCTCGGCTACCACGCGGCGGCAGGCACGCCGAGCGCGTTCTTCGATCACACGGTGAGCAGCGCAGCGATTCACAGAGTGACGCTCGACGGCGAGCTCGTGGGAGAGACCACGCTGAACGCTCTTTACGCTGGAGAGCACGGGGTCCCCATAGCGCTGGTAGCCGGCGATGAGGCCCTGTGGACCGAGCTCAAGAAGTTCGTCCCCTGGGCCGTGTTCGTCCCATTGAAGCGAGCTCTCTCTAGGTACTCCGCTCTCTCCCTCTCGCTCTCCGAGGCGAGGAGGACCCTGAGGAGCGGGGTCGAGGAGGCCCTCAGGAGACTCAAGGAGGGCTCGCTCAGGCCTCTCAAGCTGGAGTGGCCGCGCAGGCTGAGGGTAGAGCTTCGAGACCCGGGACTTGCCGATCTTCTAGTTGGCTTGAGAGGCGTTGAGAGAATAGACGGCTACACGCTGGAGCTCGAGGTCTGGAGCGCGAGAGAGGCCCTGATCTTCATTGAGCTGGCTGCTCTAGCTCACGCGGGCCTCAGAAAGCTCGTCGAGATCAAGTGA
- a CDS encoding type II secretion system F family protein produces MRFTDLAKLVEGTPLDRLIVSRFSWLERYVIEAGFPLPSEYYARASLGASLLALAASFIALLPFHMLVLGYDLLASILLAALLSFIASLFVLATLLYAPVIKFKRSMSSMNKYAPFTLVVLATAAAAGLSVREALLMASRFVLCRATRRSLSRILFDVMSGAEVADALYRESTIVASPVLSGLYEGLASIARTGVGLFEYLDNSMRAVLDELEAKLRKTVDSLAVLSEMFVVGALVLPLTVEVAVLFLGGLVGMPISPILLFVIVDFIVVPTMFVILLILADSALSEVSA; encoded by the coding sequence TTGAGGTTCACCGATCTAGCTAAACTTGTCGAGGGGACGCCGCTCGATAGGCTCATCGTGTCCAGATTCTCGTGGCTCGAGAGATATGTCATCGAAGCCGGCTTCCCCCTCCCTAGCGAGTACTACGCCCGCGCCTCTCTCGGAGCCTCTCTCTTAGCGCTGGCGGCCTCTTTTATCGCGCTATTGCCCTTCCACATGCTAGTCTTGGGATACGACCTCCTCGCATCGATCCTCTTGGCCGCTCTGCTCTCCTTCATTGCGTCTTTGTTCGTCTTAGCGACTCTACTCTACGCGCCGGTGATAAAATTCAAGAGGTCCATGTCCTCGATGAATAAATACGCGCCCTTCACTCTCGTGGTCTTAGCGACCGCCGCGGCCGCTGGGCTGAGCGTGCGAGAGGCGCTCCTGATGGCCTCTCGCTTCGTGTTGTGCCGCGCAACTAGGAGGTCTCTCTCGAGGATCCTGTTCGATGTTATGTCGGGAGCGGAAGTCGCCGACGCTCTCTACCGCGAGAGCACTATCGTTGCCTCGCCCGTGCTCTCCGGCCTCTACGAGGGGCTGGCGTCTATAGCTAGGACCGGGGTAGGGTTATTCGAGTACCTCGATAACTCAATGCGCGCAGTCCTCGACGAACTCGAAGCCAAGTTAAGGAAAACCGTGGACTCTCTAGCGGTTCTCTCAGAGATGTTCGTCGTCGGAGCGCTAGTGCTGCCCCTCACGGTCGAGGTCGCTGTGTTATTCTTGGGAGGCCTCGTGGGCATGCCGATCTCTCCGATCCTACTGTTCGTCATCGTTGACTTCATCGTAGTGCCCACGATGTTCGTAATCCTGCTCATATTGGCCGACTCGGCTCTGAGCGAGGTGAGCGCTTGA
- a CDS encoding type II/IV secretion system ATPase subunit, producing the protein MANEKSWGARNNSLEKELVQELDVVEFYRISPWSGALIYREDASLGYMPVEPLLVENEAKLLSILREYVPRVLKAEARLFGRGLETTSSELERAAQKVLGLMGLKLDQARFGKLMYYLRRDFIGMGPIDVMINDPFVEDITCAGAGSHVYVYHRKYSWLKTTVIFEDPEELLNFTRRLAWKAGQDLVYANPIVEGPLPPKQYRAHLTLEVVSIRGSTFTVRKGAEAPFTLPMLVRLGTLSPEIAAYLWLLVSNMLTILVAGPMASGKTSLLNAIAMLIPPQKKIVTVEEVNEIRLFHENWTPMVVRESRQPGVANVTLYDLLKSSLRQRPDYIIVGEIRGEEAYTFFQAIAVGHGGLGTIHGDSYEHVIRRLENPPMNVSRQMIGLLNAVAVMRSIREETGTTRRLFELVEVLGYDPERNLVRSSVVARYDPYTQKFSFRTPHSTFAVISARSGLSEEKVIEDFNRRVTIMKWLAGEGIISPEQLSGVLREFHEYPERVYDRARGAGYA; encoded by the coding sequence TTGGCTAACGAGAAGAGCTGGGGCGCTAGGAACAACTCGCTGGAGAAAGAGCTAGTGCAGGAGCTCGACGTAGTGGAATTCTATCGCATTAGCCCGTGGAGCGGAGCCCTGATATATAGAGAGGACGCGAGCCTCGGGTACATGCCCGTGGAGCCTCTCCTCGTCGAGAATGAGGCTAAGCTCCTCTCGATTCTGAGGGAGTATGTCCCGAGGGTCCTCAAAGCGGAGGCCAGGCTCTTCGGCAGAGGTCTCGAGACCACGAGCAGCGAGTTGGAGAGAGCCGCGCAAAAGGTCCTCGGGCTCATGGGGCTGAAGCTCGATCAAGCGAGGTTTGGGAAGCTCATGTACTATCTGAGGAGAGACTTCATTGGCATGGGTCCCATCGACGTAATGATCAACGATCCGTTTGTCGAGGACATAACGTGCGCTGGAGCAGGGAGTCACGTTTACGTCTACCATAGGAAATACTCATGGCTCAAGACGACCGTGATCTTCGAGGACCCCGAAGAGCTCTTGAACTTCACGCGCAGACTTGCCTGGAAAGCTGGCCAAGACTTGGTCTACGCGAACCCAATAGTCGAGGGCCCTCTCCCTCCCAAACAGTATAGAGCTCATCTGACGTTGGAGGTGGTCTCAATACGAGGCTCCACCTTCACGGTCAGGAAAGGCGCCGAAGCCCCCTTCACGTTGCCCATGCTCGTGAGGCTTGGCACGCTCTCACCGGAGATAGCCGCTTACCTCTGGCTCCTCGTGAGCAACATGTTGACGATCCTAGTGGCAGGTCCGATGGCCAGCGGTAAGACCTCTCTATTAAACGCGATAGCCATGCTCATCCCCCCGCAAAAGAAGATCGTCACGGTAGAGGAAGTGAACGAGATCAGGCTCTTCCACGAGAATTGGACCCCCATGGTAGTCCGAGAGAGCAGACAGCCGGGCGTGGCCAATGTGACCCTCTACGACCTGTTAAAGTCCAGCCTGAGGCAGAGGCCCGATTACATCATCGTGGGCGAGATCAGGGGCGAGGAGGCCTACACTTTCTTCCAGGCCATAGCCGTTGGCCACGGCGGTCTCGGCACGATACACGGGGATAGCTACGAGCACGTTATCAGGAGGCTGGAGAACCCCCCCATGAACGTCTCGAGACAAATGATCGGGCTCCTCAACGCCGTAGCCGTCATGAGGAGCATTAGGGAGGAGACCGGGACGACGAGGAGGCTTTTCGAGCTCGTCGAGGTCTTAGGCTACGATCCGGAGAGGAATCTCGTGAGGAGCTCCGTCGTGGCCAGATATGATCCCTATACTCAGAAGTTCTCCTTCAGGACCCCTCACTCCACCTTCGCGGTCATCTCGGCCAGGAGCGGCCTCAGCGAGGAGAAAGTCATCGAAGACTTCAATAGGAGAGTGACCATAATGAAGTGGTTGGCCGGCGAGGGGATAATATCCCCGGAGCAGCTCTCGGGCGTCCTGAGAGAGTTCCACGAGTACCCGGAGAGAGTCTACGATAGAGCTCGAGGCGCCGGATACGCGTGA
- the proC gene encoding pyrroline-5-carboxylate reductase translates to MGRVVSVICDMGERIAIIGAGKMGRILIKTLVSSGYSVVATGRSEATIREAEALGAIATRDNDQAVRSADLVILAVKPFHLSNVVKEVKPESWDGKVVLSILAGVKIATIKRFTRGSEVYRAMPNVCALVGKSSTAVSHDGGGKGPGAEVVERVLSQLGRVYWVPEELLDAWTGLVGSGPAYIAEIIDGLVLGGLAVGMPRELALASILDVLEGTAEYLRRLGVHPAQMRDAVITPRGTTIAGIAVLERGRVKSTLIKTVQSATKKSEALSKMVNSMVEEGGAN, encoded by the coding sequence TTGGGCCGCGTCGTCTCGGTGATCTGTGACATGGGCGAGAGAATAGCTATCATCGGAGCCGGGAAGATGGGTAGAATTTTAATAAAGACGCTCGTGTCCTCCGGCTACTCCGTCGTGGCTACCGGGAGGTCCGAGGCCACGATAAGAGAAGCAGAGGCTCTGGGGGCCATCGCCACGCGCGACAACGACCAAGCAGTTAGAAGCGCCGATTTAGTGATATTAGCGGTCAAGCCCTTTCACCTCTCCAACGTGGTAAAGGAAGTAAAACCTGAGAGCTGGGACGGCAAAGTCGTGCTCTCTATTCTCGCCGGAGTCAAGATAGCCACCATAAAGCGTTTCACCAGAGGCTCCGAAGTCTACAGGGCCATGCCCAACGTGTGCGCTCTTGTCGGTAAATCATCAACTGCGGTCTCCCACGACGGTGGAGGCAAGGGACCGGGCGCCGAGGTCGTCGAGAGGGTCTTAAGCCAGCTCGGTAGAGTTTACTGGGTTCCCGAGGAGCTCCTCGACGCCTGGACCGGGCTGGTTGGCTCCGGCCCGGCCTACATAGCAGAGATAATCGATGGACTCGTGCTGGGCGGGCTGGCCGTCGGGATGCCGAGGGAGCTCGCTCTCGCCTCAATCCTCGACGTCCTCGAGGGGACGGCAGAGTACCTCAGGAGGCTCGGAGTTCACCCGGCTCAGATGAGAGACGCGGTGATAACGCCCCGGGGAACTACCATTGCCGGCATAGCGGTCTTGGAGAGAGGCAGAGTGAAGTCGACGCTGATCAAGACCGTGCAGAGCGCCACGAAGAAGTCCGAAGCGCTCAGCAAAATGGTCAACTCCATGGTGGAGGAGGGAGGCGCGAACTGA